From Pseudonocardia autotrophica, one genomic window encodes:
- a CDS encoding FKBP-type peptidyl-prolyl cis-trans isomerase, whose amino-acid sequence MTAPQKPAVEIVDGPLPTDLLAEDISLGEGTEAKPGDAVAVHYVGVSQSTGREFDNSYDRGQPLRFGLGAGQVISGWDTGVTGMKVGGRRRLVIPPHLGYGERGAGGVIAPNETLVFVVDLVGVN is encoded by the coding sequence GTGACCGCACCGCAGAAGCCCGCCGTCGAGATCGTCGACGGCCCCCTGCCCACCGACCTGCTCGCCGAGGACATCAGCCTCGGCGAGGGCACCGAGGCGAAGCCCGGTGACGCCGTCGCCGTGCACTACGTCGGAGTCTCGCAGTCCACCGGCCGCGAGTTCGACAACTCCTACGACCGCGGCCAGCCGCTGCGCTTCGGCCTCGGCGCCGGCCAGGTCATCTCCGGCTGGGACACCGGCGTCACCGGGATGAAGGTCGGCGGCCGCCGCCGGCTCGTCATCCCGCCGCACCTCGGCTACGGCGAGCGCGGCGCCGGGGGCGTCATCGCGCCCAACGAGACGCTGGTCTTCGTGGTCGACCTGGTGGGCGTCAACTGA
- the pqqB gene encoding pyrroloquinoline quinone biosynthesis protein PqqB, giving the protein MRLRVLGAAAGGGFPQWNCGCPGCRAVRDGSRPATPRTQSSIAVSPDGDRWWLVNASPDVRTQLADAPALHPVGDRGTPLQGVLLTDAEIDHTLGLVLLREGGGVHLHATAATHRTLREGTGLLPTLERFCPVSWTEVVPGADHDLGGLSYRAFDAPTAKHDRFGPPRDAGGTATGSGAGRVVGYRFTDTATGRVAVYLPGVQALTPEVLDEIAGADLLLVDGTTWHDDELVRLGLAAKTAHDMGHLHVGGPGGSLDVLTALDLPRIVYVHVNNTNPILLEDSDERAEVEKAGVTVGHDGLELEV; this is encoded by the coding sequence ATGCGACTGCGCGTCCTGGGCGCTGCGGCCGGCGGGGGCTTCCCGCAGTGGAACTGTGGCTGCCCCGGCTGCCGGGCGGTCCGCGACGGGTCGAGGCCCGCGACACCACGCACCCAGTCGTCCATCGCGGTCAGCCCGGACGGCGACCGGTGGTGGCTGGTCAACGCCTCACCCGACGTCCGCACCCAGCTGGCCGACGCGCCGGCGCTGCACCCCGTCGGGGATCGCGGCACCCCGCTGCAGGGGGTGCTGCTGACCGACGCCGAGATCGACCACACGCTGGGGCTGGTCCTGCTCCGCGAGGGCGGCGGGGTGCACCTGCACGCCACCGCCGCCACCCACCGCACGCTGCGCGAGGGCACCGGGCTGCTGCCCACCCTCGAACGCTTCTGCCCGGTCAGCTGGACCGAGGTCGTCCCCGGCGCGGACCACGACCTGGGTGGCCTGAGCTATCGCGCGTTCGACGCGCCGACCGCCAAGCACGACCGGTTCGGACCACCGCGCGACGCGGGCGGGACGGCAACCGGAAGCGGCGCGGGCCGCGTCGTCGGGTACCGGTTCACCGACACCGCCACCGGGCGGGTCGCGGTGTACCTGCCCGGCGTGCAGGCCCTCACCCCCGAGGTGCTCGACGAGATCGCCGGTGCCGATCTGCTGCTCGTCGACGGCACCACCTGGCACGACGACGAGCTGGTCCGGCTCGGGCTGGCCGCGAAGACCGCGCACGACATGGGGCACCTGCACGTCGGCGGGCCGGGCGGCAGCCTCGACGTGCTGACCGCACTCGACCTGCCCCGGATCGTCTACGTGCACGTCAACAACACCAACCCGATCCTGCTCGAGGACTCCGACGAGCGCGCCGAGGTCGAGAAGGCCGGCGTCACGGTGGGCCACGACGGGCTGGAACTGGAGGTCTGA
- a CDS encoding metallophosphoesterase family protein produces MSSLLLISDTHLPARAKDLPGPVWAAVDAADVVVHAGDWCEVDLLDRLDERASRLVACWGNNDGAELRARLPETARVTVGGVRLAVTHETGTRQGRERRALAAHPGTDLLVFGHSHIPWDTSASRPDGTELRLLNPGSPTDRRRMPTHTWMTLTLDDGRIGDVVLHHLRS; encoded by the coding sequence CTGAGCTCGCTGCTCCTGATCTCCGACACCCACCTCCCGGCCCGGGCGAAGGACCTGCCCGGGCCGGTGTGGGCGGCGGTGGACGCCGCCGACGTCGTCGTGCACGCCGGTGACTGGTGCGAGGTCGATCTGCTCGACCGGCTCGACGAGCGCGCATCCCGGCTGGTGGCCTGCTGGGGCAACAACGACGGCGCCGAGCTGCGCGCCCGGCTGCCCGAGACCGCACGGGTCACCGTCGGCGGCGTGCGCCTGGCCGTCACCCACGAGACCGGCACCCGGCAGGGCCGGGAACGTCGCGCGCTCGCCGCGCACCCGGGCACCGATCTGCTCGTGTTCGGGCACTCGCACATCCCGTGGGACACCAGCGCGAGCCGGCCGGACGGCACCGAGCTCCGGCTGCTGAACCCGGGCTCGCCGACCGACCGTCGGCGGATGCCCACGCACACCTGGATGACGCTCACCCTCGACGACGGCCGGATCGGCGACGTCGTACTGCACCACCTGCGGAGCTGA
- the pqqC gene encoding pyrroloquinoline-quinone synthase PqqC has product MTASDTLVDRLRAHARSYHSAHPFHVRMNEGTLSPGQIRGWVANRFAYQEAIPVKDAAILSNCPDVAVRRRWIRRITDHDGTEADGPTSGGIEAWLRLGEACGLSREEILDHRHLQPGVRFAVDAYVDFARRRPWVEAVASSLTELFAPDLMAERLAAFEKYYTWIEPDGLEYFRNRLHQAPRDSEHALEIVVAHCRSAAEQDAAEAALSFKCDVLWAIMDGIDHAYA; this is encoded by the coding sequence GTGACCGCATCCGACACGCTGGTGGACCGCCTGCGCGCGCACGCCCGCAGCTACCACAGCGCGCACCCGTTCCACGTGCGGATGAACGAGGGCACCCTGTCCCCCGGCCAGATCCGCGGCTGGGTCGCGAACCGGTTCGCCTATCAGGAGGCGATCCCGGTCAAGGACGCGGCGATCCTGTCGAACTGCCCGGACGTCGCCGTCCGGCGGCGCTGGATCCGGCGGATCACCGACCACGACGGCACCGAGGCCGACGGCCCCACCTCCGGCGGGATCGAGGCATGGCTGCGGCTCGGCGAGGCGTGCGGACTGTCCCGCGAGGAGATCCTCGACCACCGGCACCTGCAGCCCGGGGTCCGGTTCGCGGTCGACGCCTACGTCGACTTCGCCCGCCGGCGGCCGTGGGTCGAGGCGGTCGCGTCGTCGCTGACCGAGCTGTTCGCGCCGGATCTCATGGCCGAGCGGCTCGCCGCCTTCGAGAAGTACTACACCTGGATCGAGCCGGACGGGCTGGAGTACTTCCGCAACCGGCTCCATCAGGCGCCGCGCGACTCCGAGCACGCCCTGGAGATCGTGGTGGCGCACTGCCGATCCGCTGCCGAGCAGGATGCCGCGGAGGCCGCGCTGTCCTTCAAGTGTGATGTCCTGTGGGCCATCATGGACGGGATCGACCATGCCTACGCGTGA
- the pqqD gene encoding pyrroloquinoline quinone biosynthesis peptide chaperone PqqD, with product MPTRDGVATVPAPRHGEGGAAEVISGQARPRLGRFVRMRPDRPTGGWVLLGPETVVVLNRTGHAVLRLCDGERTVDQIVAALVEGHDDADEFTVGEQVRGYLDRLADRNLVAWS from the coding sequence ATGCCTACGCGTGACGGGGTCGCCACGGTTCCCGCTCCCCGGCACGGCGAGGGAGGTGCGGCCGAGGTGATCAGCGGGCAGGCACGACCCCGGCTCGGCCGGTTCGTCCGGATGCGACCGGACCGGCCGACCGGCGGCTGGGTGCTGCTCGGCCCGGAGACCGTCGTCGTGCTGAACCGGACCGGTCATGCGGTGCTGCGGCTGTGCGACGGCGAGCGCACGGTCGACCAGATCGTCGCCGCGCTGGTCGAGGGGCACGACGACGCCGACGAGTTCACCGTCGGCGAGCAGGTGCGCGGGTACCTGGACCGGCTCGCCGACCGGAACCTGGTGGCGTGGTCGTGA
- a CDS encoding sodium:calcium antiporter has product MSILIFAAGAALLIYSAEKLITYLVGAARGLAISVFLLAVIFTGIEFDDLVFGVALNLEGMEEVALGVVFGTVVSMVGVVLALAALLVPCRVDVPKDYLVIFALSPLVLVGLAFVGEVGAGLAILLIALFVAFVAYVAVRERTRAVPMFRDSEVMERAGHVRGGTASDDLSHTGDIPITSKRHLPGWALLGLAFLSLAGLVIGAWVMTEGTEGILDEFGIAGTVFGATIATLVLTLEDIFLTVEPARRGAPLIGIGNVIGSVVFSVTAKLGIIVLAGGEIEVTEDVFVWHLPALILLIGFSTYALWTGRLRRWHGVVLLAAYVLYWIVSFVVFGVVPADDD; this is encoded by the coding sequence ATGTCGATTCTGATTTTCGCCGCCGGTGCGGCGCTGTTGATCTACAGCGCGGAGAAGCTGATCACCTATCTGGTCGGGGCCGCGCGCGGGCTCGCGATCTCGGTATTCCTGCTCGCGGTGATCTTCACCGGAATCGAGTTCGACGACCTGGTGTTCGGCGTCGCGCTGAATCTGGAGGGGATGGAGGAGGTCGCGCTCGGCGTCGTCTTCGGGACCGTGGTCTCGATGGTCGGCGTCGTGCTCGCACTGGCCGCGCTGCTGGTGCCGTGCCGGGTCGACGTGCCCAAGGACTACCTGGTGATCTTCGCGCTGTCCCCGCTGGTGCTGGTCGGGCTGGCGTTCGTCGGTGAGGTCGGTGCGGGTCTCGCGATCCTGCTGATCGCGCTCTTCGTCGCGTTCGTCGCCTACGTCGCGGTGCGCGAGCGGACCCGGGCGGTACCGATGTTCCGGGACAGCGAGGTCATGGAACGGGCCGGGCACGTCCGCGGTGGCACCGCATCCGACGATCTCTCGCACACCGGTGACATCCCGATCACCTCGAAACGGCACCTGCCCGGCTGGGCACTGCTCGGGCTCGCCTTCCTGTCGCTGGCCGGCCTGGTCATCGGTGCCTGGGTGATGACCGAGGGCACCGAGGGGATCCTGGACGAGTTCGGGATCGCCGGGACCGTGTTCGGTGCGACCATCGCGACCCTGGTGCTGACCCTGGAGGACATCTTCCTCACGGTCGAACCGGCCCGCCGCGGTGCGCCGCTGATCGGCATCGGCAACGTGATCGGCTCGGTGGTCTTCTCGGTGACCGCCAAGCTCGGGATCATCGTTCTGGCCGGCGGTGAGATCGAGGTGACCGAGGACGTCTTCGTCTGGCACCTACCGGCGCTGATCCTGCTGATCGGGTTCTCGACCTACGCGCTGTGGACCGGGCGCCTGCGCCGCTGGCACGGCGTCGTGCTGCTGGCCGCCTACGTCCTGTACTGGATCGTCAGCTTCGTGGTCTTCGGCGTGGTCCCCGCCGACGACGACTGA
- the pqqA gene encoding pyrroloquinoline quinone precursor peptide PqqA produces MDSTTEWEAPEFEEIGCAPEVTMYIARTEA; encoded by the coding sequence ATGGACTCCACCACCGAGTGGGAGGCGCCCGAGTTCGAGGAGATCGGCTGCGCACCCGAGGTCACGATGTACATCGCCCGCACCGAGGCGTGA
- a CDS encoding rubredoxin has translation MSVGAAEAAAETRFWVCEPCGFVYDPDEGDPDSGIPPGTAFEDIPDDWMCPICGATKADFRLLEPGEDF, from the coding sequence ATGAGTGTCGGTGCGGCGGAGGCCGCGGCGGAGACCCGGTTCTGGGTCTGTGAGCCCTGCGGGTTCGTCTACGACCCGGACGAGGGCGACCCGGACAGCGGCATCCCGCCGGGGACCGCGTTCGAGGACATCCCGGACGACTGGATGTGCCCGATCTGCGGTGCCACCAAGGCGGACTTCCGGCTGCTGGAACCGGGCGAGGACTTCTAG
- a CDS encoding MSMEG_3727 family PQQ-associated protein — protein MTTTEDRSAELAAAGLDGQNRTALGRLLNTGSIGYAEEGTDGVLRATIRIPEDELRYEPSILIFPRGGDIELTLLNDDKNTHCAVLPSNGDPKFLWLVNHAKGIARLNLDGPGTYYYGSQSGNDEGRGLTGALVISGEVPDHAKLDRPPQPRP, from the coding sequence ATGACGACGACCGAAGATCGATCGGCCGAGCTGGCCGCGGCCGGTCTGGACGGCCAGAACAGGACAGCACTCGGTCGGCTGCTCAACACCGGCAGCATCGGATACGCCGAGGAGGGGACCGACGGCGTGCTGCGCGCGACCATCCGGATCCCGGAGGACGAGCTGCGGTACGAGCCCTCGATCCTCATCTTCCCGCGGGGTGGCGACATCGAGCTCACACTCCTCAACGACGACAAGAACACCCACTGCGCCGTCCTCCCGAGCAACGGGGATCCCAAGTTCCTCTGGCTGGTGAACCACGCCAAGGGGATCGCCCGGCTCAACCTGGACGGACCGGGCACCTACTACTACGGATCCCAGAGCGGCAACGACGAGGGCCGCGGTCTGACCGGTGCACTCGTCATCAGCGGTGAGGTCCCCGACCACGCGAAGCTCGACCGTCCCCCGCAGCCGCGCCCGTAG
- a CDS encoding ribonucleotide-diphosphate reductase subunit beta has translation MITGYRHFVTLADSIQWDETAIDYTADRAAWPRLTETERTRVLGLLAGFCIAEFAVAGQLDAYRAAALDDSMEACFRAQARDEARHARFFDLVAADVAGVPGDTPAQRLDVLRDRAAPELVDLLEVRLPETARRLADDRQDLTSAVGLYHMVIEGVVLLAGQHAMLATLDGLSVALPGMHKGVELVLRDERWHIGFGSRIVQSADICPTEADAMLEQAETAAKVWGDLLTEDAIETAMRQHRRRLKAAGIKFW, from the coding sequence ATGATCACCGGATACCGACACTTCGTGACCCTCGCCGACTCGATCCAGTGGGACGAGACGGCGATCGACTACACCGCCGACCGTGCGGCATGGCCCCGGCTGACCGAGACCGAGCGCACCCGGGTGCTCGGCCTGCTCGCCGGGTTCTGCATCGCCGAGTTCGCGGTCGCCGGCCAGCTCGACGCGTACCGGGCGGCGGCGCTCGACGACTCGATGGAGGCCTGCTTCCGGGCCCAGGCGCGCGACGAGGCACGGCACGCCCGCTTCTTCGACCTGGTCGCCGCCGACGTCGCGGGTGTCCCCGGGGACACCCCGGCCCAGCGGCTGGACGTGCTGCGCGACCGGGCGGCCCCCGAGCTCGTCGACCTGCTCGAGGTGCGCCTGCCGGAGACCGCCCGCCGGCTCGCCGACGACCGCCAGGACCTGACCTCGGCGGTCGGGCTCTATCACATGGTGATCGAGGGTGTGGTCCTGCTGGCCGGGCAGCACGCGATGCTCGCCACCCTGGACGGGCTGTCGGTCGCGCTGCCCGGCATGCACAAGGGCGTGGAGCTCGTGCTGCGCGACGAGCGCTGGCACATCGGGTTCGGCTCGCGCATCGTGCAGAGCGCCGACATCTGCCCCACGGAGGCGGACGCGATGCTCGAGCAGGCCGAGACCGCCGCGAAGGTCTGGGGCGATCTCCTCACCGAGGACGCGATCGAGACCGCGATGCGTCAGCACCGGCGGCGGCTCAAGGCCGCCGGGATCAAGTTCTGGTGA
- the pqqE gene encoding pyrroloquinoline quinone biosynthesis protein PqqE has product MTADRTADAAPQAPRPFGLLAELTYRCPLACAYCSNPIELARYDDELSTADWQRVFTEAADLGVLQCHLSGGEPLLRRDLPELVRTAAGLGMYTNLVTSAMGLSRRRAEELRAAGLDHVQVSVQADEPTTSDRIAGIPSFERKLEACRLVRELGWPLTVNVVLHRQNIDRVAAILDLVEDLQADRVELANTQYYGWAWKNRTALLPSHEQLDRAEEIVTAARDRLAGRMEVVHVLPDYYSRYPKPCMGGWAQRQLTVAPDGDALPCPAAQTLPLPRASVRDASLAEIWHSAPLFTAYRGEDWMQDPCRTCDRRELDHGGCRCQAFQLTGDPAATDPVCHLSPEHHLITEAVDEANRPLPVDLELVPRPHR; this is encoded by the coding sequence GTGACCGCTGACCGCACGGCGGATGCGGCGCCGCAGGCACCCCGCCCGTTCGGGCTGCTCGCGGAGCTGACCTACCGCTGCCCGCTGGCCTGCGCGTACTGCTCCAACCCGATCGAGCTGGCCCGCTACGACGACGAGCTGAGCACCGCCGACTGGCAGCGGGTGTTCACCGAGGCCGCCGATCTCGGTGTCCTGCAGTGCCACCTCTCCGGTGGCGAGCCGCTGCTGCGCCGCGACCTGCCCGAGCTGGTGCGCACCGCGGCCGGGCTCGGGATGTACACGAACCTGGTGACCAGTGCGATGGGGCTGTCCCGGCGACGCGCCGAGGAGCTGCGCGCCGCCGGGCTCGACCACGTGCAGGTCAGTGTGCAGGCCGACGAGCCGACCACCTCGGACCGGATCGCCGGTATCCCGTCGTTCGAGCGGAAGCTGGAGGCCTGCCGGCTGGTCCGCGAGCTGGGCTGGCCGCTGACCGTCAACGTGGTGCTGCACCGGCAGAACATCGACCGGGTCGCGGCGATCCTCGACCTGGTCGAGGACCTGCAGGCCGACCGGGTGGAGCTGGCCAACACCCAGTACTACGGCTGGGCCTGGAAGAACCGGACGGCGCTGCTGCCCAGCCACGAGCAGCTCGACCGGGCCGAGGAGATCGTCACCGCGGCCCGCGACCGGCTCGCCGGCCGGATGGAGGTCGTGCACGTCCTGCCCGACTACTACAGCCGCTATCCGAAGCCGTGCATGGGCGGCTGGGCGCAGCGCCAGCTCACCGTCGCTCCGGACGGCGACGCGCTGCCCTGCCCGGCGGCGCAGACCCTGCCGCTGCCCCGCGCCTCGGTCCGGGACGCCTCGCTGGCCGAGATCTGGCACTCGGCGCCGCTGTTCACCGCCTACCGCGGCGAGGACTGGATGCAGGACCCGTGCCGGACCTGCGACCGCCGCGAGCTCGACCACGGTGGCTGCCGCTGCCAGGCGTTCCAGCTGACCGGCGATCCGGCCGCCACCGACCCGGTCTGCCACCTGTCCCCCGAGCACCACCTGATCACCGAGGCGGTCGACGAGGCGAACCGGCCGCTCCCGGTGGACCTGGAGCTGGTGCCCCGCCCGCACCGCTGA
- a CDS encoding SMI1/KNR4 family protein: MRESDGDVRDAWVAWLSTLDQAGYPGSAMAAPPAEPAAVADAEQEFGRPFQPGLRALYELSDGQQPDAGPLPVTTTLFPGTYALLPLGQALREYRNWVELVGPGESNPDFDDAITVRDGDPVRARYWDAGWWPVATDGGGNSIAVDTVPEPGGTVGQLIVAGPDEDERRRIGTGVADYLRRLAASPLPAPPTARPGDPFLFWDVRALR; encoded by the coding sequence GTGCGTGAATCCGACGGCGACGTTCGCGACGCCTGGGTGGCCTGGCTGAGCACCCTGGACCAGGCCGGTTATCCCGGTTCGGCGATGGCCGCGCCGCCCGCCGAGCCGGCCGCGGTGGCCGATGCGGAGCAGGAGTTCGGCCGCCCGTTCCAGCCCGGCCTGCGTGCGCTGTACGAGCTGTCCGACGGTCAGCAGCCCGACGCCGGGCCGCTCCCGGTGACGACGACGCTGTTCCCCGGCACGTACGCGCTGCTCCCGCTCGGCCAGGCGCTGCGCGAGTACCGGAACTGGGTGGAGCTCGTCGGCCCGGGGGAGTCGAACCCGGACTTCGACGACGCGATCACCGTCCGGGACGGTGATCCGGTGCGGGCCCGCTACTGGGACGCCGGCTGGTGGCCGGTCGCGACCGACGGTGGCGGCAACTCGATCGCGGTCGACACGGTCCCGGAGCCGGGTGGCACCGTCGGCCAGCTGATCGTCGCCGGGCCGGACGAGGACGAGCGCCGCCGGATCGGCACCGGTGTCGCGGACTATCTGCGGCGTCTCGCCGCGTCGCCGCTGCCCGCGCCGCCCACCGCGCGACCGGGCGACCCGTTCCTGTTCTGGGACGTCCGCGCCCTACGCTGA
- a CDS encoding PQQ-dependent dehydrogenase, methanol/ethanol family, which yields MTDYVDAGEAIPHSQLSAVKGIAPATTNVDYERIRAATSEPQNWLTYYGTYDGKRYSTLDQINKETVRRLSPAWVFQAGATGMQSGASTYSFEASPLVVEGVMYVSGPDGKAWAIDATTGEELWRYKHASPYDVSLCCGNVNRGLAVGHGKVYMYTLNAHIIALDATTGEKVWDITNGDVRAGESGSVAPLVVKDLVIVGSAGGEFGVRGHLDAFDAHTGERRWRCYTVPKPGEPGSETWPDDGEAWQRGGANCWVTPTYDPELELLYQGTGNPAPDFDGAVRPGDNLYTDSVVAVDVNTGEIRWHYQFTPHDLWDYDSTMENLLFDAPDGRKLLAHADKNGYFFVLDRTNGELVRVFPFVDRITWGEITPEGKVTPKIYPDEEGVPVHFWPGPAGGKEWTHMSYNPHTGLIYVPVQEVGATATRRRREFKESIPYWGAGVAVDIEDFYGFVAAIDPLTGEEKWRWNNEYPMCASTLTTAGGLVFQGTPTGEFVALDADTGEKLWSFQCGSGHHSSPTPFSVNGRQYIAVPTGWGGWIEGFLPGLLGAAAGDALFCFALPED from the coding sequence ATGACCGACTACGTCGACGCGGGCGAAGCGATCCCGCACTCGCAGCTCAGCGCGGTGAAGGGCATCGCCCCCGCCACCACCAACGTGGACTACGAACGGATCCGGGCCGCCACCTCGGAGCCGCAGAACTGGCTCACCTACTACGGCACCTACGACGGCAAGCGGTACAGCACGCTGGACCAGATCAACAAGGAGACCGTCCGGCGGCTGAGCCCCGCATGGGTGTTCCAGGCCGGTGCGACGGGCATGCAGTCCGGCGCGTCGACCTACTCCTTCGAGGCGTCCCCGCTGGTCGTCGAGGGCGTCATGTACGTGTCCGGCCCGGACGGCAAGGCCTGGGCGATCGACGCGACGACCGGCGAGGAGCTGTGGCGCTACAAGCACGCCTCGCCCTACGACGTGTCGCTGTGCTGCGGCAACGTCAACCGCGGTCTCGCCGTCGGGCACGGCAAGGTCTACATGTACACGCTGAACGCGCACATCATCGCGCTGGACGCGACGACCGGCGAGAAGGTCTGGGACATCACCAACGGTGACGTGCGGGCCGGTGAGAGCGGCTCGGTCGCACCGCTCGTCGTGAAGGACCTGGTGATCGTCGGTAGCGCCGGCGGGGAGTTCGGCGTCCGCGGCCACCTGGACGCCTTCGACGCACACACCGGTGAGCGGCGCTGGCGCTGCTACACGGTCCCCAAGCCCGGCGAGCCCGGCTCCGAGACCTGGCCGGACGACGGCGAGGCCTGGCAGCGCGGCGGCGCGAACTGCTGGGTCACCCCCACCTACGACCCGGAGCTGGAGCTGCTCTACCAGGGCACCGGCAACCCGGCACCGGACTTCGACGGCGCGGTCCGCCCCGGCGACAACCTCTACACCGACAGCGTCGTCGCGGTGGACGTGAACACCGGTGAGATCCGGTGGCACTACCAGTTCACCCCGCACGACCTGTGGGACTACGACTCCACGATGGAGAACCTGCTCTTCGACGCCCCCGACGGGCGCAAGCTGCTCGCGCACGCGGACAAGAACGGGTACTTCTTCGTCCTCGACCGCACGAACGGCGAGCTGGTGCGGGTCTTCCCGTTCGTCGACCGGATCACCTGGGGCGAGATCACCCCGGAAGGCAAGGTGACACCGAAGATCTATCCGGACGAGGAGGGCGTCCCGGTGCACTTCTGGCCGGGACCGGCCGGGGGCAAGGAATGGACGCACATGTCCTACAACCCCCACACCGGGCTGATCTACGTACCGGTGCAGGAGGTCGGGGCGACCGCCACCCGACGGCGGCGTGAGTTCAAGGAGTCGATCCCCTACTGGGGCGCCGGTGTCGCCGTGGACATCGAGGACTTCTACGGCTTCGTCGCCGCCATCGATCCGTTGACCGGCGAGGAGAAGTGGCGCTGGAACAACGAGTACCCGATGTGCGCGTCCACCCTCACCACCGCGGGCGGGCTGGTCTTCCAGGGCACGCCGACCGGCGAGTTCGTCGCGCTGGACGCCGACACCGGCGAGAAGCTGTGGTCGTTCCAGTGCGGTAGCGGGCACCACTCCAGCCCGACGCCGTTCAGCGTGAACGGCCGCCAGTACATCGCCGTACCGACCGGCTGGGGTGGATGGATCGAGGGGTTCCTCCCCGGCCTGCTGGGCGCCGCGGCGGGTGACGCGCTGTTCTGCTTCGCCCTGCCCGAGGACTGA